A DNA window from Staphylococcus warneri contains the following coding sequences:
- a CDS encoding lipoate--protein ligase, with amino-acid sequence MKFVSNNNITDPTLNLAMEEYVLKNLPSEESYFLFYVNRPSIIVGKNQNTIEEVNKAYVDEKGIDVVRRISGGGAVYHDTGNLNFSFITDDDGNSFHNFKKFTEPIVQALQSLGVDAEMTGRNDIQVGAAKISGNAMVKVKDRMFSHGTLMLNSELDEVQNALKVNPAKIKSKGVKSVRKRVANIEEFLTESLDIDQFKQIILKTIFGEQQVEEYVLTDEDWKNIEKLSNEKYRTWDWNYGKNPKYNFEREEKFEKGFIQIKFDVKKGKIEHAKIFGDFFGEGDISDLEHALEGCLHDFNHLEEALANYNLYHYFGDIDKNEILRLMS; translated from the coding sequence ATGAAATTTGTAAGCAATAATAATATAACTGATCCAACACTTAACTTAGCTATGGAAGAATATGTATTAAAAAATCTTCCTTCAGAAGAAAGTTATTTTTTATTTTATGTAAATAGACCCTCCATTATTGTTGGTAAAAATCAGAACACGATAGAAGAGGTCAATAAAGCATACGTTGATGAAAAAGGCATAGATGTCGTACGTAGAATTTCAGGTGGTGGTGCAGTTTATCATGATACAGGTAATTTAAACTTTAGTTTTATTACAGATGATGATGGTAATAGTTTCCATAACTTTAAGAAATTTACAGAACCTATTGTCCAAGCCTTACAATCATTGGGTGTGGACGCAGAAATGACAGGACGTAATGATATTCAAGTTGGTGCTGCTAAAATTTCAGGGAATGCAATGGTTAAAGTTAAAGATAGAATGTTTAGCCACGGTACATTAATGTTGAACAGTGAGCTTGATGAAGTTCAAAATGCTTTAAAAGTAAATCCAGCTAAAATTAAATCAAAAGGTGTTAAATCTGTTAGAAAGCGTGTAGCTAATATTGAAGAATTTTTAACAGAGTCTTTAGATATTGATCAATTTAAACAAATTATTTTAAAAACGATATTTGGTGAACAACAAGTTGAAGAGTATGTATTAACTGATGAAGATTGGAAAAATATCGAGAAATTAAGTAATGAAAAATACCGTACTTGGGACTGGAATTATGGTAAAAATCCAAAATACAATTTTGAACGAGAAGAAAAATTCGAAAAAGGATTTATTCAAATCAAGTTTGATGTGAAAAAGGGTAAAATTGAACACGCAAAAATTTTCGGTGATTTCTTTGGTGAAGGTGACATTAGTGATTTAGAACATGCCTTAGAAGGTTGCCTTCATGACTTTAACCATTTAGAAGAAGCATTGGCAAATTATAATCTATATCATTATTTTGGTGATATAGATAAGAATGAAATATTAAGATTAATGTCTTAA
- a CDS encoding IDEAL domain-containing protein gives MNHNTNVKHTTLEEFVTTVNDLGVELVIDEALREVRKKELKLLIDEALVNKDEKAFNEYITEYKNLEAFLSE, from the coding sequence ATGAATCATAATACAAATGTGAAACATACGACACTTGAAGAATTTGTAACTACAGTTAATGATTTAGGCGTTGAACTAGTCATTGATGAAGCACTTAGAGAGGTTAGAAAAAAAGAGTTGAAATTACTAATTGATGAAGCTTTAGTAAATAAAGACGAGAAAGCATTCAATGAGTACATAACAGAATATAAAAACTTGGAGGCATTTCTCAGTGAATAA
- a CDS encoding competence protein ComK, which yields MTTQNIYVIRKGDMVIRPNYDNQNQPNGSEIIRFDKTVIQSPFKVQKIIERSCKFYGNNYLSKKAETNRITGISSKPPILLTPLFPTYFFPTHSDRQEENLWINMHYVESIKELKHRKCKIIFANNETITLNVSFHSLWHQYTNAIFFYYMVDKQSRMKSNDPDKPIDYEKSSLNIFEALSRYSLFVDK from the coding sequence ATGACAACTCAGAATATTTACGTAATTAGAAAGGGAGACATGGTGATTAGGCCTAATTATGATAATCAAAATCAACCAAATGGTTCAGAAATTATTCGGTTTGATAAGACAGTCATACAAAGCCCATTTAAAGTTCAAAAGATTATAGAGAGATCATGCAAATTTTATGGTAACAATTATTTAAGTAAAAAAGCTGAAACCAATCGAATCACAGGTATCTCAAGTAAACCTCCAATTTTATTAACTCCTTTATTTCCAACTTACTTTTTTCCTACTCATTCAGATCGACAAGAAGAAAATTTATGGATTAATATGCATTATGTTGAATCTATTAAAGAATTAAAACATCGTAAATGTAAAATCATATTTGCAAACAATGAAACCATTACCCTTAATGTATCATTCCACAGTTTATGGCATCAGTATACCAACGCAATCTTCTTTTATTATATGGTAGATAAACAATCCCGCATGAAATCTAATGACCCCGATAAACCCATCGATTATGAAAAATCCTCATTAAACATTTTTGAAGCATTATCACGTTATTCGCTATTTGTAGATAAATAA